In a genomic window of Candidatus Nanoarchaeia archaeon:
- a CDS encoding cytochrome c biogenesis protein CcdA yields MVKQWSIFLNSVFFVLGFSVIFSLVGVLLQSILSDVSYEAQIWLGRVGGLLIIFFGLYLLGLIRIPFLEREHKLHVKKRFRSSYITSFVFGAAFAVGWTPCVGAVLGAILSFAATNPSIAFFLLLAYSLGLGIPFLVVGLFTTQISVWLQKEHSWLKWVNMVFGVILILLGILVFTNQLSRIASLQFASDILIRFNQAGIGFSGEGVGIGIAFLAGLVSFLSPCILPLIPAFLAYLGSTVKREG; encoded by the coding sequence ATGGTGAAGCAATGGAGCATATTCCTCAACAGTGTCTTTTTTGTGCTTGGATTTAGTGTGATTTTCTCGTTGGTTGGAGTGCTGCTGCAGAGCATATTAAGCGATGTTTCGTATGAAGCACAGATCTGGCTTGGCAGGGTTGGCGGGCTGCTGATTATTTTCTTTGGGCTCTATCTTTTGGGCTTAATCAGGATCCCTTTTTTGGAGAGGGAGCACAAACTCCATGTCAAGAAGAGATTCAGAAGCTCGTATATCACCTCATTTGTATTCGGGGCTGCCTTTGCAGTGGGCTGGACTCCTTGCGTCGGAGCTGTTCTAGGAGCAATACTGTCTTTTGCTGCAACCAACCCGTCAATAGCATTTTTTTTGCTTTTAGCGTACAGCCTTGGGTTGGGAATTCCTTTTTTGGTTGTTGGCCTGTTTACGACGCAGATTTCAGTCTGGCTGCAGAAGGAGCATTCCTGGCTGAAATGGGTGAATATGGTGTTTGGGGTTATCCTTATTTTATTGGGGATACTGGTGTTTACAAATCAGCTCAGCAGGATTGCTTCCCTGCAGTTTGCAAGCGATATCCTGATCAGATTTAATCAGGCAGGGATTGGGTTTAGCGGAGAAGGTGTTGGAATCGGGATTGCTTTCTTGGCAGGCCTTGTTTCGTTTTTAAGCCCATGCATCCTTCCCCTGATTCCTGCATTCCTGGCGTATCTGGGAAGCACGGTAAAGAGGGAAGGATGA
- the ribD gene encoding bifunctional diaminohydroxyphosphoribosylaminopyrimidine deaminase/5-amino-6-(5-phosphoribosylamino)uracil reductase RibD yields the protein MEIIALMDITQLMEQALELARQGFPHPNPYVGCLIVKNGRIIGKGHHQKAGEPHAEINCLNACTESVEGATMIVNLEPCFHYGRTPPCVDRIIDSGIKKVIVATKDPNPKTNGKSLQKLRDAGIEVVCGIAEEQAKALNAPFFKWITTGLPYVSLKAAITLDGKIATVSHSSQWISSEQSRLWVHDFRNTIDGILVGASTVREDNPQLSARTEMVYYPTRIVLSHSGDIFPEARIFSQPGRTIIAVPEDLKKEKQELLTARAEVLLCKRSGTGIDITDLLEKLGQRNISHLFVEGGSKVFTSFIKGRHVDAFYFIVVPKLLGDGISVMGGRIPEISNAIGLEFQDVQRFGPDLLITARYRQDGK from the coding sequence TTGGAGATCATAGCACTCATGGATATCACCCAACTCATGGAGCAGGCTCTGGAGCTTGCTAGGCAAGGTTTCCCCCATCCTAATCCCTATGTCGGCTGCCTGATTGTCAAAAATGGAAGGATAATCGGGAAAGGACACCACCAAAAAGCTGGAGAGCCTCATGCAGAGATCAATTGTCTGAACGCCTGCACAGAATCAGTAGAAGGCGCAACCATGATCGTCAATCTTGAGCCCTGTTTTCACTATGGGAGAACTCCTCCTTGTGTTGACAGGATCATAGATTCAGGCATCAAAAAAGTCATTGTTGCAACAAAAGACCCAAATCCCAAAACCAATGGAAAATCACTGCAGAAACTCAGGGATGCAGGAATAGAGGTGGTATGCGGCATTGCAGAGGAGCAAGCCAAGGCTCTCAATGCTCCGTTCTTCAAATGGATAACCACAGGGCTTCCGTATGTCTCATTAAAGGCAGCCATAACACTTGATGGCAAGATTGCAACAGTTTCTCATAGTTCCCAGTGGATAAGCTCAGAGCAGTCGCGGCTCTGGGTTCATGATTTTCGGAATACTATTGATGGCATCCTTGTTGGAGCCAGCACTGTCAGGGAGGACAATCCTCAGCTTAGCGCGAGAACTGAAATGGTATACTATCCAACCCGGATCGTATTGTCACATTCAGGGGATATTTTCCCTGAGGCAAGAATCTTCAGCCAGCCTGGCAGGACCATCATCGCAGTTCCGGAAGATTTAAAAAAAGAGAAACAAGAGCTCCTTACGGCAAGGGCAGAGGTTCTGCTGTGCAAACGCAGCGGAACTGGCATAGACATTACGGATCTTTTGGAGAAGCTTGGGCAAAGGAACATCAGCCACCTCTTTGTTGAGGGCGGCTCAAAGGTCTTCACATCCTTCATCAAGGGAAGGCATGTGGATGCTTTTTACTTCATCGTTGTCCCAAAGCTCCTGGGAGACGGCATATCGGTGATGGGGGGCAGGATCCCTGAAATCAGCAATGCAATTGGCCTTGAATTTCAGGATGTCCAGCGCTTTGGGCCAGATCTCCTCATTACTGCACGCTACAGGCAGGACGGCAAATAA
- a CDS encoding thioredoxin family protein: MKKNHVLVIVVILIIAAIAYLESASPKIQEVEVKAAPREYKVLEEVLAEKSQAYKAAPELAGISGHINTDGNISIGGLKGKVVLVDFWTYTCINCIRTLPYLKMWDEKYRNEGLVIIGVHTPEFEFEKEYGNVLNAVEEHGIQYPVVQDNDYATWRAFQNRFWPRKYLIDIDGFIVYDHIGEGAYKETEEKIQDLLKERMEKEGVAKELPESAGELPEAVKVTGRVGTPEIYLGSGFYRGNFGNKEGLAVSGPVEYTLPEELQHNTAYFEGTWVTENDASRLVSETGKIVLPYDAKVVNIVAGAMNESEIAVFVDGRPEDKESKGADIELVNGKPIGRIQDHRLYSLVEYQYGQHVVEIEVKGKGFMIYTFTFG; the protein is encoded by the coding sequence ATGAAAAAGAACCATGTCCTGGTTATCGTGGTAATCCTTATCATAGCTGCCATCGCCTATCTGGAGAGCGCCAGCCCAAAGATCCAGGAGGTTGAGGTTAAGGCAGCCCCTCGTGAGTATAAGGTATTAGAAGAGGTGTTGGCTGAAAAATCACAGGCATACAAAGCTGCGCCTGAATTAGCAGGCATTTCCGGGCATATCAACACAGACGGGAATATCAGCATCGGAGGCCTGAAGGGAAAAGTCGTTCTGGTCGATTTCTGGACCTATACCTGCATCAACTGCATCAGGACGCTTCCGTATCTCAAGATGTGGGATGAGAAATACAGGAATGAGGGGCTCGTCATTATCGGTGTTCATACGCCTGAGTTTGAGTTTGAGAAAGAATACGGAAATGTGTTAAATGCCGTTGAGGAGCATGGGATTCAGTATCCTGTTGTCCAGGATAATGATTATGCAACCTGGAGGGCATTCCAGAACAGGTTTTGGCCAAGAAAATACCTGATTGACATTGACGGGTTTATTGTATATGACCACATTGGAGAAGGAGCCTATAAAGAAACTGAGGAAAAGATCCAGGATCTTCTTAAAGAGAGGATGGAAAAAGAGGGTGTTGCGAAGGAGCTTCCTGAATCTGCAGGAGAGCTTCCAGAAGCTGTTAAGGTAACAGGGAGGGTTGGAACTCCTGAGATTTATTTAGGCTCTGGCTTTTACAGGGGAAACTTCGGAAACAAGGAAGGACTGGCTGTCTCTGGGCCTGTCGAGTATACACTGCCTGAGGAGCTGCAGCACAATACCGCCTATTTTGAGGGAACTTGGGTTACAGAAAATGATGCATCAAGGCTTGTGAGCGAAACTGGAAAGATTGTGCTTCCCTATGATGCAAAGGTGGTTAATATTGTCGCAGGAGCGATGAATGAGAGCGAGATTGCCGTATTTGTGGATGGCAGGCCTGAGGATAAGGAATCAAAAGGAGCAGACATAGAGCTTGTTAATGGCAAGCCAATTGGCAGGATACAGGATCACCGCTTGTACAGCCTTGTGGAGTATCAGTATGGGCAGCATGTTGTCGAGATTGAGGTGAAAGGAAAAGGATTTATGATTTACACCTTCACGTTCGGATAG
- the ribA gene encoding GTP cyclohydrolase II, whose protein sequence is MNKNTIKAIVFDFDDTLIQYKEIGLESHKKAAEKLDLRIPTDEEIASQFGKPWEVIIRKLWPRAHPELFKQTYLEIAKEFPRRQIEGASETLKFLKQAGYALHIISSRSRESLITLLSQTGIPKEYFSSIQGSEDLGYEKPSKMIFQVFLERYGLRPDQVVYVGDSVHDLETAKNAEIPFIGVLTGWHKEEHFGNADGILPSVTGLKEYFADRQSELSVVREASSKLPTLYGDFEISVFSVAGQEIVVLSKGKVDDSNVLVRVHSSCFTSETLYSLRCDCREQLMKALKMIQREPAGLLIYLNQEGRGIGLVQKIKAYSLQDKGKDTHDANIELGFEADSRDYLPAAALLKHLKVKSIRLLTNNPEKEEQLKGYGIEVEKAIPLRTKPNEINQKYLETKKLKMNHKL, encoded by the coding sequence ATGAACAAGAACACCATCAAGGCGATCGTCTTTGATTTTGATGATACTCTTATCCAATACAAAGAGATAGGGTTAGAAAGCCATAAAAAGGCAGCAGAGAAGCTTGATCTTCGCATTCCAACAGATGAGGAGATTGCATCCCAGTTCGGCAAGCCCTGGGAAGTCATCATCCGGAAGCTCTGGCCAAGGGCGCATCCTGAGCTTTTCAAGCAGACCTATCTGGAGATAGCAAAGGAATTTCCGAGGAGGCAGATTGAAGGCGCTTCAGAGACCCTCAAATTCCTCAAGCAAGCAGGGTATGCTCTCCACATCATTTCCTCAAGATCCAGAGAAAGCCTTATTACCCTGCTGAGCCAGACAGGGATCCCCAAGGAGTATTTTAGCAGCATCCAGGGATCAGAAGATCTGGGATATGAAAAGCCCAGCAAGATGATCTTTCAGGTTTTTCTTGAGAGGTATGGGCTGAGGCCTGATCAGGTCGTCTATGTTGGAGACAGCGTCCATGATCTGGAAACTGCAAAGAATGCTGAGATCCCATTTATTGGAGTCCTGACCGGATGGCACAAAGAAGAGCATTTTGGGAACGCAGACGGAATACTCCCCTCAGTCACAGGGCTTAAGGAATACTTTGCTGACAGGCAGTCTGAGCTCTCAGTTGTGCGTGAGGCATCATCCAAGCTTCCAACGCTGTACGGGGATTTTGAGATCAGCGTCTTTTCTGTTGCAGGCCAGGAGATCGTTGTGCTCTCTAAAGGGAAGGTGGATGATTCCAACGTCCTTGTACGGGTTCATTCGAGCTGTTTTACCTCAGAGACCCTCTACTCGCTGCGGTGCGATTGCAGGGAGCAGCTGATGAAGGCGCTGAAGATGATCCAGAGAGAGCCTGCAGGGCTTCTCATCTATCTGAACCAGGAAGGGAGGGGGATTGGCCTTGTGCAGAAAATCAAAGCCTATAGCCTCCAGGACAAGGGAAAGGATACGCATGACGCAAATATCGAGCTTGGCTTTGAGGCGGATAGCAGGGACTATCTGCCTGCAGCCGCACTGCTCAAGCACCTCAAGGTGAAAAGCATCCGGCTGCTCACAAACAACCCGGAAAAAGAGGAGCAGCTTAAGGGATACGGGATTGAGGTTGAAAAGGCAATCCCTCTAAGAACCAAGCCGAATGAGATCAACCAGAAATACCTTGAGACAAAAAAACTGAAGATGAATCATAAGCTCTGA
- a CDS encoding DNA-directed DNA polymerase yields MPAIDFYLLDITYRVAENKPIIVLFARTLDGKRLIIEDDTFRPYFWIIPKPGQLDNVQEKLTKLKIQNNAEVSEISRTEIRKKNLNGKEVEAIKAYTNLPRDVPVLREAVKVWDIIESIHEYDILFVNRYMIDTSLVPMTACTAEGKTENNIFKAEKIKPSEDPQTLADPNILSLDIETYNPEGKQMDMNKNPILMIALHGKEYKKVLTWKRFSTQNTYIEFLDSEKSLLERFVQIIKEQNPDILTGYYSDGFDLPYIKTRAEINKVNLDIGMDNSPLKISSGMTIKAYIAGIPHFDVFRFISKIIGRSLDTETYGLDAIAEEMLGIRKQEVDLDNLYAIWDNNPEELERFCTYNLHDAFLTYQLAVKNLPTIVEMVKIVGLTLYEVNRMGFSQLVEWYLLKEAKAHNQLAPNKPSSQQSKERLAKSYQGAFVFQPKPGLYKDIMVYDYRSLYPSIISSHNISPATFNCTCCSLSAKKVPLEGKEWWFCEKQKGFIPLLIEELITRRMRIKEILRESQDEFLKARSNALKLLGNSFYGYLGFYMSRWYSLESASSTTALARFYIHKVIDGAQAKGFEVIYSDTDSVFFLLKENPLKKATDFVAEINRDLPGLMELEYEGHYPAGIFVSAKLGPYGAKKKYALLSEKREIKIRGFETVRRNWSAVAKETQIEVLNIILKEQNPEKAFNCAQAVIRQLRERKVPCEKVIMYTRLQKEMASYEAIGPHVAAARRMQQRGQTIALGSLIKFIITPGSEKVRERVKLPDEVQEGEYDADYYIHNQVVPAVDKIFEVLGYSRENLVAPKDQKKLDAWFV; encoded by the coding sequence ATGCCAGCCATAGATTTCTACCTCCTGGACATCACCTACCGAGTGGCAGAGAACAAGCCTATTATCGTTCTGTTTGCAAGAACATTGGATGGAAAGAGACTTATCATTGAAGACGACACCTTCCGGCCTTATTTCTGGATTATCCCCAAGCCAGGCCAGCTTGACAATGTACAGGAAAAGCTGACAAAACTGAAGATCCAGAACAACGCAGAAGTCTCAGAGATAAGCCGTACTGAGATCCGTAAGAAAAATCTCAATGGAAAAGAGGTTGAGGCAATTAAAGCATACACAAACCTTCCCAGGGATGTTCCTGTCCTGAGAGAGGCAGTCAAGGTATGGGATATCATTGAATCAATACATGAATATGATATCCTCTTTGTAAACCGCTACATGATCGATACCTCTCTTGTTCCTATGACTGCCTGCACTGCTGAAGGAAAGACGGAAAACAACATCTTCAAAGCAGAAAAGATTAAGCCTTCTGAAGACCCACAGACCTTAGCTGACCCGAACATCCTCAGCCTGGACATAGAAACGTATAATCCTGAAGGCAAGCAGATGGACATGAACAAGAATCCTATCCTGATGATCGCGCTTCACGGAAAGGAGTACAAGAAAGTGCTGACCTGGAAGAGATTCTCCACCCAGAATACGTATATCGAATTCCTTGACTCAGAGAAATCCTTGCTCGAGAGGTTTGTCCAGATTATAAAAGAGCAGAATCCTGACATCCTCACAGGCTATTACTCAGACGGCTTTGACCTTCCATACATAAAAACAAGGGCTGAAATCAATAAGGTGAATCTGGATATTGGAATGGACAATAGCCCTCTCAAGATTTCTTCAGGCATGACAATCAAAGCATACATCGCTGGAATCCCTCATTTCGACGTCTTCAGATTCATAAGCAAAATCATCGGAAGAAGCCTTGACACAGAAACCTATGGCCTTGATGCGATTGCAGAGGAGATGCTTGGCATCAGGAAGCAGGAAGTGGATCTTGACAATCTCTATGCCATATGGGACAATAACCCCGAAGAGCTGGAGCGCTTCTGCACCTACAACCTTCATGATGCCTTCCTCACCTACCAGTTAGCAGTAAAAAACCTTCCAACAATTGTCGAGATGGTCAAGATTGTTGGCCTGACCTTATACGAAGTCAACAGGATGGGCTTCTCCCAGCTCGTTGAATGGTATCTCCTGAAGGAAGCAAAAGCTCATAACCAGCTTGCTCCCAACAAGCCTTCTTCCCAGCAATCAAAGGAGCGCCTCGCGAAATCCTACCAAGGCGCGTTTGTCTTCCAGCCAAAGCCCGGGCTCTACAAGGACATCATGGTGTATGACTACCGCAGCCTGTATCCTTCCATTATCTCCTCGCATAACATCTCTCCTGCGACATTCAACTGCACCTGCTGCTCCTTGTCTGCAAAGAAAGTTCCGTTAGAGGGCAAAGAGTGGTGGTTCTGCGAAAAGCAGAAGGGATTTATTCCGCTTCTGATCGAAGAGCTGATCACACGGAGGATGCGCATCAAGGAGATCCTCAGGGAATCCCAGGACGAATTCTTGAAAGCGCGCTCCAACGCCTTAAAATTGTTAGGAAACTCCTTCTACGGTTATTTAGGGTTCTACATGAGCAGATGGTACAGCTTGGAGTCAGCCTCTTCAACAACCGCGCTTGCCAGATTCTACATCCATAAGGTTATTGATGGAGCGCAGGCAAAAGGCTTTGAGGTGATCTATTCAGACACTGATAGCGTATTCTTCCTTCTCAAAGAAAATCCGCTCAAAAAAGCAACTGACTTTGTTGCTGAAATCAACCGGGACCTGCCTGGCCTGATGGAGCTCGAGTATGAAGGCCATTACCCTGCAGGCATCTTTGTGTCTGCAAAACTTGGCCCGTATGGGGCAAAGAAGAAGTACGCGCTCCTGTCTGAAAAAAGAGAGATCAAGATCAGGGGTTTTGAGACTGTGCGGAGAAACTGGTCTGCAGTCGCAAAAGAAACGCAGATTGAGGTCCTGAATATCATCCTCAAGGAGCAGAATCCTGAAAAGGCTTTCAATTGCGCCCAGGCTGTCATCAGGCAGCTCAGGGAAAGGAAGGTTCCTTGTGAAAAAGTCATTATGTACACCAGGCTCCAGAAGGAGATGGCTAGCTATGAGGCAATTGGCCCTCATGTCGCAGCAGCAAGGCGCATGCAGCAGCGCGGCCAGACAATAGCGCTGGGATCCCTGATAAAATTTATCATCACGCCAGGCTCTGAAAAGGTGAGGGAAAGGGTCAAGCTTCCTGATGAAGTGCAGGAAGGCGAGTACGATGCAGATTACTATATTCATAACCAGGTCGTCCCTGCTGTGGACAAGATCTTTGAAGTCCTCGGCTATTCCAGAGAAAACCTTGTTGCTCCAAAAGACCAGAAGAAACTGGATGCGTGGTTTGTGTGA
- the ribC gene encoding riboflavin synthase, whose product MAKIGIADTTFSRYDMGGLAIKTIREQAPGIEIERTTVPGIKDLPVAAKKLIEEEKCTLVLCLGMAGKEQIDKQCSHEASLGIQQVQLLTNTHILEVVVHEEEGRDAKDLISIFEDRTIKHALNALELLKGKTALTPFAGKGRRQGREHAGPLDKEGGQLSIGIVVSDFNSELTHAMLEVAANVLKNHGCRIQAVHVPGAFEVPLACQRLVKQVDGIVTLAVVIQGKTDHDRIVGENAARKIADLAIAYGKPIGLGIVGPRITWELAVQRHKEYAQRAAEAVLIMLGDHSTHGYHPTHGAGSGAC is encoded by the coding sequence ATGGCAAAGATCGGCATTGCAGACACCACGTTCAGCAGGTATGACATGGGGGGCCTGGCGATCAAGACTATCCGAGAGCAGGCTCCTGGCATCGAGATTGAGCGCACCACCGTCCCTGGAATCAAGGACCTGCCTGTTGCCGCAAAGAAGCTGATTGAGGAGGAAAAGTGCACTCTTGTGCTTTGTTTGGGCATGGCTGGAAAGGAGCAGATTGACAAACAGTGCAGCCATGAAGCCTCTCTCGGAATCCAGCAAGTTCAGCTCCTCACGAATACCCATATCCTGGAAGTTGTTGTTCATGAGGAAGAGGGCAGGGACGCCAAAGACCTCATCAGTATTTTTGAAGACAGGACGATCAAGCACGCATTGAATGCTCTCGAGCTGCTGAAGGGAAAAACCGCGTTAACCCCTTTTGCAGGCAAAGGAAGGAGGCAGGGCAGGGAGCATGCCGGGCCATTGGATAAAGAAGGGGGGCAGCTCAGCATAGGCATTGTTGTCTCTGACTTCAACAGCGAGTTGACCCACGCAATGCTTGAGGTTGCAGCCAATGTCCTGAAAAACCATGGTTGCCGTATTCAGGCTGTTCACGTTCCTGGAGCATTTGAGGTTCCGCTTGCCTGCCAGAGGCTTGTCAAGCAGGTTGATGGAATTGTCACGCTCGCAGTTGTCATCCAAGGAAAGACAGATCATGACAGAATTGTTGGAGAGAATGCTGCCAGAAAGATTGCAGACCTTGCGATTGCATATGGGAAGCCAATCGGCCTCGGAATCGTAGGCCCAAGAATTACATGGGAGCTTGCAGTGCAGCGCCACAAGGAGTATGCACAGCGCGCTGCTGAGGCTGTGCTCATCATGCTTGGAGATCATAGCACTCATGGATATCACCCAACTCATGGAGCAGGCTCTGGAGCTTGCTAG
- the cobO gene encoding cob(I)yrinic acid a,c-diamide adenosyltransferase: MKKGVVHIYTGDGKGKTTASLGVCLRAAGYGLKSCVIQFVKGTWHTGERDSIPVLLNPHVTIYASGKGFVGILDDKYPLETHQREAYKALHLAREQMQDPELHLLVLDEVNVAITLNLIRVEDVVELLKQKPERLNIILTGRGAPQQLCEMADLVTEMKPLKHYFDKGETGRKGIEF, from the coding sequence ATGAAAAAAGGAGTCGTCCACATCTACACAGGAGACGGCAAGGGAAAGACAACAGCCTCCCTCGGGGTCTGCCTGAGGGCTGCAGGGTATGGCCTGAAATCCTGTGTTATCCAGTTTGTAAAAGGAACCTGGCATACAGGAGAGAGGGATTCCATCCCTGTCCTCCTGAATCCTCATGTGACGATCTATGCGTCGGGAAAGGGCTTTGTGGGAATTCTGGATGACAAATACCCTCTCGAGACGCATCAGAGGGAGGCGTACAAAGCGCTTCACCTTGCGCGTGAGCAGATGCAGGATCCTGAGCTTCATCTCCTTGTCCTTGATGAGGTGAATGTGGCCATCACCCTCAATCTGATCAGGGTCGAGGATGTTGTTGAGCTCCTCAAGCAAAAGCCGGAAAGGCTGAATATTATCCTCACAGGAAGAGGGGCGCCTCAGCAGCTCTGCGAGATGGCAGACCTTGTCACTGAAATGAAGCCTTTGAAGCACTACTTCGATAAGGGAGAGACTGGCAGGAAAGGGATTGAGTTTTAG